A DNA window from Ictalurus furcatus strain D&B chromosome 22, Billie_1.0, whole genome shotgun sequence contains the following coding sequences:
- the psat1 gene encoding phosphoserine aminotransferase: METKKVLNFGAGPAKLPQPVLIQAQRELLDYDGLGISVLEMSHRTSDFSKIINTAESLLRELLNIPDNYKVLFLQGGGMGQFSAVALNLIGLKKDRCADYIVTGTWSAKAAKEAEKYGKVNVVHPKVDRYTGIPDSSSWSLNPSASYVYYCCNETVHGIEFNFIPDTKGVILACDMSSNFLSRPVDVSKFGLIFAGAQKNVGCAGVTIVIVREDLLGKALKECPLVFDFKVQAENNSLHNTPPCYSIYIVKLVLAWIKSNGGADSMYKLSKQKSSLIYDIINSSNGFYSCPIDVGCRSRMNIPFRIGNSEGDEALEKQFLEGASKLGMISLKGHRSVGGIRASLYNAVTLEDTRALAAYMKEFLNKHQTNKMVH, from the exons ATGGAAACGAAGAAGGTTTTAAACTTTGGTGCAGGACCGGCGAAGCTTCCACAACCT GTTTTGATCCAGGCCCAGAGGGAACTGCTGGATTACGATGGTCTCGGGATTAGTGTCCTTG AAATGAGCCACAGGACATCAGATTTTTCCAAGATCATCAacacagctgaaagtctactgCGTGAACTTCT GAATATACCGGACAACTACAAGGTTTTGTTTCTGCAAGGTGGCGGTATGGGCCAGTTCAGTGCCGTTGCTCTGAATCTAATCGGTCTGAAGAAGGACCGTTGTGCAGATTATATCGTTACCGGAACCTGGTCTGCCAAGGCCGCCAAAGAGGCCGAGAAGTACGGCAAAGTGAACGTGGTACATCCAAAAGTGGACCGGTACACCG GGATCCCAGACAGCAGCAGTTGGTCACTGAACCCTTCAGCATCCTACGTCTACTACTGCTGCAACGAAACAGTCCACGGCATTGAGTTTAATTTCATTCCTGACACCAAGGGTGTGATTCTTGCCTGTGATATGTCGTCAAACTTCCTATCACGACCAGTCGATGTATCAAAG TTCGGGCTAATATTTGCGGGCGCCCAGAAGAACGTGGGATGCGCAGGAGTCACTATTGTGATCGTAAGGGAGGATCTGTTGGGGAAAGCTTTGAAGGAGTGCCCTCTTGTATTTGATTTCAAAGTGCAAGCTGAAAATAATTCCCTTCACAACACCCCACCTTGCTACAG catcTACATTGTGAAACTGGTCTTGGCGTGGATCAAGAGTAACGGCGGCGCAGACTCCATGTATAAACTGAGCAAGCAGAAATCCTCTCTGATCTACGACATCATCAACAGCTCCAATGGATTTTACTC ATGTCCCATCGACGTCGGGTGCCGCAGTCGCATGAACATTCCGTTCCGCATTGGAAACAGTGAAGGAGACGAAGCCCTGGAAAAACAGTTCCTGGAAGGCGCTTCAAAACTTGGAATGATCTCATTAAAAGGACACAG ATCTGTTGGTGGAATACGAGCTTCTCTGTACAACGCGGTGACTTTGGAAGATACTCGAGCTCTCGCTGCGTACATGAAGGAGTTTCTAAATAAGCATCAGACTAATAAAATGGTTCATTAA